The genomic DNA AGCCCCTTCGCCGCCATATAGTCCCCGAGCGGGCTACCCTGAATGAGATCGCCGTTGTCGACCAGTACGCTGTTTTTAACTTCATTGCGGGCGGCAGCGATCAAACTTGCCGTGCGTACCAGTCCGAATTTTTCCGTCGGGGTATCTTTGTAGTAATCGAAGTCCATCATGTTGCTGTGCAGGTCGGTAGTTTCCAGAATTCGCAGGTCTACCGTCGCCGCCTGTACGCTCACTGCAATCAGCGTCGCCAGGAGCGTTGCGCTAAACTTAATCATCAGAGGAGTCCTTTTTTCGATCCAGGCCACAAAAGAGTATGTATCTATAGCGTGTTGCTTACAGAAATGTGAATCCTGACAGAAAAAAGCGCCATGAAACCAGAATTGCTTCACAGATAGCGGAATTGTTCCCATTACGATATAACTAAAACAAAGAGTTAACCCCACTGCGTTAACAAAGAGGTGGAGAATGTTAGATAAGATTTGTCAGCTCGCACGGGATGCGGGAGATGCCATCATGCAGGTGTATGACGGTGCAAAACCGATGGAGGTCGTCAGCAAGGCAGATGACTCTCCGGTCACCGCGGCAGATATCGCGGCTCACAAGGTGATCCTGCAAGGGCTGCAGGCCTTAACGCCGGATATCCCGGTCCTGTCAGAAGAAGCGCCGCAGAGCTGGGACGAACGTCAGCACTGGCAGCGTTACTGGCTGGTGGACCCCCTCGACGGCACCAAAGAGTTTATCAAGCGTAACGGTGAGTTCACCGTCAACATCGCGCTGATTGAAAAAGGCAAAGCGGTGCTTGGGGTGGTATACGCGCCGGTGATGAAAGTCATGTACAGCGCTGCAGACGGTAAGGCGTGGAAGGAAGAGTGCGGCGTGCGTAAGCAGATTCAGGTGCGCGATGCGCGTCCACCGCTGGTGGTGATCAGCCGGTCGCACAGCGACAGCGAACTGCAGGAATATCTGCAACAGCTGGGTGAACACCAGACGACCTCGATTGGTTCATCACTGAAATTCTGTCTGGTGGCGGAAGGTCATGCTCAGCTCTACCCTCGCTTTGGGCCAACGAACGTCTGGGATACCGCGGCAGGGCATGCGGTCGCCACGGCCGCCGGGGCACATGTTCATGACTGGCAGGGTAAGCCGCTGGACTACACCCCGCGCGAATCCTTCCTTAACCCCGGCTTCCGCGTCTCTATTTATTGAGCCAGCAGTTTGTGCAGCAGGGCGACAACCTGCTGCACCTCTTCCTGGGTTAATGCCCCGTCTTTCACCCATTGCACGCGGCCGTCTTTATCCAGCACGATGATTGCGGAACTCTCTTCCTCCAGCTGCCACGCCTTACGCGTCACGCCGTTGCTATCGACAATAAACTGCGACCACGGATAGAGTTTTTTATTGCTCTCAAGGCTTGAACGCACAAACATGCCGGAGCCAGGAATGGCATCGTCAGTATTAACAATCGTGGTGGTCTGGTAGCGGTCGTGTGGGAATTTTGCGGCCTTGATCGCTTCCACCAGGTTGGCATTTTTCTCTTTTGCGGATGTACGACCGGCAATATGTTGTACAACTCTCACTTTGCCTGCGAGCTGCGCGCTATTCCACGCTTTGTAGCTAAACTTATCATTGTCGAGAATCAATTCTCCCCGGTCAGCAATGCCGACTGGTGGTACTCGTTGTCCTTTTTCAATCGCGTGAGCGCTAGCCCACAGGGGCAGAAGCAGGCAGGCTGCTGCAAGGATAGTACGTAGGGTCATGGTGTTTCCTTATTGTTTGCAGGTGATCCGACCACTTGGTCATACGCTTTTAATCATAAGTGCGATCAATGTGGTTTTCCCGCAATCCCGATGCCAGTTTGC from Enterobacter ludwigii includes the following:
- the cysQ gene encoding 3'(2'),5'-bisphosphate nucleotidase CysQ, with the translated sequence MLDKICQLARDAGDAIMQVYDGAKPMEVVSKADDSPVTAADIAAHKVILQGLQALTPDIPVLSEEAPQSWDERQHWQRYWLVDPLDGTKEFIKRNGEFTVNIALIEKGKAVLGVVYAPVMKVMYSAADGKAWKEECGVRKQIQVRDARPPLVVISRSHSDSELQEYLQQLGEHQTTSIGSSLKFCLVAEGHAQLYPRFGPTNVWDTAAGHAVATAAGAHVHDWQGKPLDYTPRESFLNPGFRVSIY
- a CDS encoding YtfJ family protein, with the protein product MTLRTILAAACLLLPLWASAHAIEKGQRVPPVGIADRGELILDNDKFSYKAWNSAQLAGKVRVVQHIAGRTSAKEKNANLVEAIKAAKFPHDRYQTTTIVNTDDAIPGSGMFVRSSLESNKKLYPWSQFIVDSNGVTRKAWQLEEESSAIIVLDKDGRVQWVKDGALTQEEVQQVVALLHKLLAQ